A window of Rhodopirellula halodulae contains these coding sequences:
- a CDS encoding integron integrase, with protein MTKYSKLNSEEQRKRWANIWFKKLCEFHRREFDPQWQFEAGHVIPFLRARRDAQVPAWKRMKMLEGLMLYRTAFQKRTTDDLLTIKRKMAEIVMVERAQKEGYDSIDDVVGKINPNEPDAIQEFRRGMRRTGMAYATERSYVSKLKAFMAERALNSLADFERIGAHDVEGHLTDLAVDGNVAPSTQNLAFHALLKFFTLVLKREMGKIEAIRANKDSMTPTVLSPGEVAEVFEGLEGLQLVIAKLLYGCGLRISEAHRLRVKDVDFANQQLEIRQSKGGKSRLVPMPDDLLEPLRRFVKSREALHEHDLANGTASVYLPYALSRKYPSAHREFKWQYLFASHRLSTDPKTGRVHRHHVHAGTFPKHLRVAVENAGIQKHVTSHTFRHCFATHLLWSGTDIRQIQQLLGHNDVKTTEIYTHVWNPNEKKVVSPLDRLISTQPAIDQALTDPAEDLKAPWDEDSESGGDGESSVQECVVGYRVRTLGLAS; from the coding sequence CGGAAGCGGTGGGCGAACATTTGGTTCAAGAAGCTTTGCGAATTTCATCGTCGTGAGTTTGATCCGCAATGGCAGTTTGAGGCGGGGCATGTGATTCCGTTTCTTCGTGCACGACGCGACGCGCAGGTACCGGCTTGGAAACGTATGAAAATGCTGGAAGGTTTGATGCTGTACCGGACGGCGTTTCAAAAGCGGACGACCGACGATCTGCTCACCATCAAACGAAAGATGGCAGAGATCGTGATGGTCGAGCGTGCACAGAAGGAGGGGTACGATTCGATCGATGACGTCGTTGGTAAAATCAATCCCAATGAGCCCGATGCGATTCAGGAATTTCGTCGAGGAATGCGACGCACCGGAATGGCGTACGCAACGGAACGCAGCTACGTTTCGAAATTGAAAGCGTTCATGGCAGAGAGGGCACTGAATAGCTTGGCTGACTTTGAACGGATTGGTGCTCACGATGTCGAAGGTCATCTGACTGATTTGGCGGTGGATGGCAACGTGGCTCCGTCGACACAGAACTTGGCATTTCATGCTTTGCTGAAGTTCTTCACGTTGGTGCTGAAGCGCGAGATGGGGAAGATCGAAGCGATTCGCGCTAACAAGGATTCGATGACGCCCACGGTTTTGTCGCCTGGCGAAGTTGCGGAGGTGTTCGAGGGTTTGGAAGGATTGCAGCTGGTGATCGCGAAGTTGCTGTATGGGTGTGGGCTGCGAATCAGTGAAGCTCACCGGTTACGAGTTAAGGATGTCGACTTTGCGAATCAGCAACTGGAGATCCGGCAGTCGAAGGGTGGGAAGAGCCGCTTGGTTCCGATGCCTGATGATTTGCTGGAACCGCTGCGTCGATTTGTGAAGTCGCGAGAAGCGTTGCACGAGCATGACTTGGCGAACGGGACCGCCTCGGTCTACCTGCCGTATGCTCTGAGCCGGAAGTACCCGTCGGCGCATCGTGAGTTCAAGTGGCAGTATCTTTTCGCGTCACATCGATTGTCGACGGATCCGAAAACGGGGCGCGTTCATCGGCACCATGTTCATGCGGGAACCTTTCCGAAGCACTTGCGAGTGGCCGTGGAGAACGCTGGGATTCAGAAGCATGTGACGAGCCATACGTTTCGGCATTGCTTCGCGACACATTTGTTGTGGTCGGGGACCGACATCCGACAGATCCAGCAGTTGCTGGGGCACAACGATGTCAAGACCACGGAGATTTACACGCACGTTTGGAATCCGAATGAGAAGAAGGTGGTGAGCCCTCTGGATCGTTTGATTTCAACGCAACCAGCAATCGACCAGGCGTTGACGGATCCGGCTGAAGATTTGAAGGCGCCCTGGGATGAGGATTCCGAATCCGGCGGCGATGGTGAGTCGAGCGTGCAGGAATGTGTCGTTGGTTATCGGGTGAGGACGTTGGGTTTGGCATCGTAG